The following is a genomic window from Apodemus sylvaticus chromosome 10, mApoSyl1.1, whole genome shotgun sequence.
GGTGAGGACAAAGATTGGTTCCTGCGTGGCAACTTTGGATTCCAGAGTGTCCGTCCACAGAGTGACCGGGCGCGACCCCTGCGTCCATCCCCACCGAGTGCCCCTCCGCGCGTGGCCCCGATGCTGGACATGAGTGACGCCCGCGCCCAGCCGCCTTGCAGCCCGTCTGGCACCGCTAGCTCCATGTCACACGTGGAGGATTCAGACTCCGACGCGCCACCGTCGCCCGCGGGATCAGAGGGTCTGGGCCGTGCGGGGGGTGGCGGCCGAGGGGATACTGCTGAGGCAGCGGATGAACGCTTCCCAGCCTGCATCCGTGATGCCGTGTCGCAGGTGCTTAAGGGCTATGACTGGAGTCTGGTACCTATGCCGgtgcgcggcggcggcggcggcacgcTCAAGGCCAAGCCCCACGTGAAGCGGCCCATGAATGCCTTCATGGTGTGGGCACAGGCGGCGCGCCGCAAGCTGGCGGACCAGTACCCGCATCTCCATAACGCAGAACTCAGCAAGACCCTGGGCAAGCTGTGGCGGTGAGTGTGGGGACTCTTGACACTCTGGCTGGGAAAAGGAGTGTAGGGGCTGAAGGAGGTGGCGTCCTGCCCAAGCTTGGGCTGtgttcctgggctggttccaggGTGGGTCTGGTGGAAAAACACCTTCTGGTCAACAGAGACCAGACACCAGGTGTGGGACTTTGGAGATGGACCCAGGCCAGTGCCTGGAGTGTGACCCTCcagtccttcctcctctcctaggATATCCTGCCGAGAACTGCAAAACTGGGGAACCCAGCTTCCAGTGGCCACCAGGGCCTGTAGGCAAATGGGCAGACATCAAGCCACTTTGTCCTGGGCAAAAACTGGGACTCCGGGATACATTAGGAGTCAAAGTCCTCTGTCAGAGACTGTTCCCAGACCACAGCAACCTGGAAttgaggaaggaaagagcagGTGAAAGTGACAGAGGCTCGCCAGGCACTTTGGCCTCAGAAAGGCAGGCATCATTGAAGACTGCAGCACAGTTCCACCCTCCGAGCTGCCTCCATTTGAGTTTGAAACAGTGTTAGCGATACAGGGCTgagcaggacagccaggtctcTTACACTCTCAGCTTTGCCGGCAAGTTGAGGTGCAAGGTGGTCGAGAGCTTCACAGGGTGGGTGTGTGCTCAGAGGACAGTCTCCTGGAGTTCTCCATCACTCCTGGAAGCTCGGGACAGCTGGCCCCCAGAAAGCCTCGCCTTTCTTGAAGTATAGTTTTCACTGGGTCCTGTCATCTTTCTTGAGAGATTGAGGGGTGTAAATGGATGGGCAGATAGAGTTTGAAAGGGGGGCTTCAGGAAAGATGGTCTTTCTCGGTCCTTAGGCTATAAGGTGGTGTCCTCACCACACAGGCCTCTTGGGCTCTGCCCAACTGGTGCTGGAATTCTCAGCAGGAGGGCAGGTTACCCCCTGGAGGGTACCCTGAACTCCCCGGCACCCTATCCCACTGTCTGACGCCAGGCAGCTGTGTGTGTGCCGGTGCTGCCTGGGCCCTTGGCAAGCCTGGAACTCCGTGACCATCCTTGCTCTGTTGTGTTTTCTGCAGCTTGCTGAGTGAAAGCGAGAAGCGGCCGTTCGTGGAGGAGGCCGAGAGGCTCCGTGTGCAGCACAAGAAAGACCACCCAGATTACAAATACCAGCCGCGGCGAAGGAAGAGCGTGAAGACCGGCCGGAGCGATTCAGACTCTGGTACTGAGCTGGGCCACCACCCCGGTGGTCCCATGTACAAAGCTGATGCTGTGCTCGGCGACACACACCACCACAGTGACCACCACACAGGTGGGCTCCGGGCCCCTTAGCATGGGCACAGGCAATAGCGGGACTGATCTGGAGTATGGGGAGGTCTTCCCTCCAGGGTTGGCAATCTGCAGAGGGCCAGGTCTTCCCCGGTCCCTTGAAAAGCTTCTGGATGTAGCTATTTCTGATGTACAAAAGGAGGCGGCTGCGTAGCTCCAGCTAGCACTCTGGAGATGTGTATCTTCACCGGGACTCATTCTCAATCTGTCTCCACTCTACAGAAACAACAGCATGGGTCAACAGACCTAGCTTCAGAATCAGGCTGGTGGGTGGGGTCCCAGCAGCTAAGCAGCCACAGTGAAGCTGGAGGCAGGCCGGCCGTGAGCTTCCGTTTACTCGGCTGTGAAGGGGGTAGAACGGGGTTGTGTGGGTTCACCTTGGTCCAGTGCCCAGGGACAAGCATTCCAAGAGTGCCCCATTAATGCTAGTTCTGGTGGGGCTGGCTGGCCACCTTCCATCCCCCCCACCCAGGTCTTCAGGGAGGAGCCTTGGGTCTTCCCATAGCACAGTGCCTAACGGAATTTTCTCAGCCAGAAAGTGAGGGCTAGGTCTGAGTTTGCAGGAATTTCTGGGAAGGTAAGGAAACAAAAAGCCGTTGATTTGTACCTGTGGCAGTTACCAGGGTTCCTGGTGTCACCCACCAGCTCCACCCTGGTCCCACAGAAGGGGCATTCATCCTTGCAATATACTTTCTTCCTCAGGCCAGACCCATGggccacccaccccacccaccacccccaaGACGGACCTGCACCAGGCCAGCCATGGAAGCAAGCAAGAGCTAAGGCTGGAAGGGCGCCGCCTAGTGGACAGCGGGCGCCAGAACATCGACTTCAGCAATGTGGACATCTCCGAGCTCAGCAGCGAGGTTATCAGTAACATGGATACCTTCGACGTCCACGAGTTTGACCAGTACTTGCCCCTCAATGGCCACTCAGCCCTGCCCACAGAGCCCAGCCAGGCCACCGCCTCTGGCTCTTATGGAGGCGCTTCCTACACCCACTCCGGGGCAACTGGCATAGGGGCATCCCCTGTGTGGGCCCACAAGGGAGCTCCCTCGGCCTCAGCCTCGCCCACAGAGGCAGGACCCCTTCGGCCACATATCAAGACGGAGCAGCTGAGTCCCAGCCACTACAACGACCAGTCACACGGCTCACCTGGCCGTGCCGATTATGGCTCTTACAGCGCCCAGGCCAGTGTTaccacagctgcctctgcctcggcTGCCAGCTCCTTCGCCGGCGCACAATGTGACTACACCGACCTGCAGGCTTCCAACTACTACAGCCCCTACCCTGGCTACCCTCCCAGCCTCTACCAATACCCTTACTTCCATTCATCCCGCCGGCCCTATGCCTCACCACTGCTCAACGGGCTCTCCATGCCACCTGCACACAGCCCCAGCAGCAACTGGGACCAGCCTGTGTACACCACCCTGACCCGGCCCTGAGGCTGCCGCATCCGGGAGGACTCAGTGTCCACGAAGTATAGCCAGGTCTTTGAGTTCTTCCGGAAGTGTACTCGGGagagggtggagacagccagcacGGCCTCACTCCGTCAAGTGCTGAATGTGCAGGAAGCCGGGCTTTGTCACCCTGTGTCCCTTTGCTTCTGGATATCCAAACTTCTGCCAGGGGACAGAGctctcttttccccttcttctctctctctctctgaggtgaCTGGTGATTTCCAAAATAGCCATTCTGTTGCTCTCGGTTTGGATAAGTACACACCAGCTCCCAGTAGATAAGAAGACAGCTACGCCTAAGGACAAAGGAGAGAAGGGGCTTCAGGTCCTTACCAGCCTTCCCAAGAACTCCCTGGGACCAAGGAATGCAGTTCCCATGTGAAAGCTTGAAAGCACGTCTGTGGAGGCTCGAGGATACACCCACACCCGGGCATCTCTTGGGACCGATGTGAGATGGAGGGGTTTCTCATTACCACCGTTCTTCCCAGCAAGGTCTGGCTGAGATGAACACTTTccgtgtttttatttttatttttatttttttttgttatttttattttaaggcttaaacatgtttgttttttgaaaggtGTTGAAGACGTATTTATGTTctgttattattttatctttaattaatGAAGTAATTCGTGCAGAGAGTAGAATTTTTAAGACAAAGTTAAAAATCGGGAAGCTTGCTCTGtgaagggcaggagggaggggcatcTCCCCGCAGCATCTCTTTGCTCTGTCATTAGATGCCCCTGGAGGCCTCCACCAGGCACAGGAGGAAGTGATTGACCTCTTGGGGGTCTGGTTAGAACAAAAAGCCCAGCACCAGCCTCTGGTCGGGCATTGGAAAGCGGGAGTGTCATCACTGCCCTCGGTGGTGCCAAGCGGTAGAAGGCAGAATTTCCTGCAAGCTGGCAGCTGCAGAACCACGATAATCTTGGCTCTTTGGCACCAGGCGCTACTTACCAAGCTGTGAAAGGAGAGCCTCCCCCACTGACCTGCCTAGGTTCCTAGTTACAGAGTTAACACCTGCTTCACTGCCTGCTTCGCTGTGTGCTGAGTATAACCGGCTACTTCACAGAAACTTGTGCCTTGGAGACTTTGTATATTTACTCACATTTGAGAAGTTTcgcttctttttaatttttctacttttcctACCTTtttttagaggggaaaaaaaatcctgtcttttttttttttcttccttcagcaTAATTCCTTCCGCGGTTGGGGGTGGGAACCACAGCAAACTCATTTTTATgcagtctatttttttttcctttttggtgttGAATTCAGAAAGACATTTGCTGCCCTTTACCTGCTGTGTCTCGTTTCTTTCTGACCAGGCAATGCTAACTTTTGTACAGATcgatttgataaaatttaaaaaaaaaaatgctttttatcTACTCGGAGCATGTTTTGAGTATTACTTCTCTCGAGCCCGGGGGTTCTTGCAGGAAGGTTcctagcagaggcagaggcagaggccacttTGCTGAGAACCCGCTCCCAGCTGCCTTAAGCAGGCCACTGGGGGAGGGGCCGAGCCAGCCCAGACTTCCCAAGGCAGGGACTTCACCCCACCTTAGGGAGGTAGCCAACCCTGTCACAACCACTTGGTCTGAATGTAAACCCCATACCTTTAGTCTTGTCTGGCTCCCTCATTCTGAGGGTTTGCTCCGAAGCAGACAAATGCAGGTCCAGATGGGCCATTCTAAGCAAGACTTTCCTCCCTGGTATCTGGGTGGTTGAACAGTGTCTCAAACCGAAGGGCATTTTCTCTTCTGGGGGCGGGGTCCTGGCTCAGAGCCAGGCTGGGAGCAGAGAGGAACCATCCCAAAAGAGCCTGGTGCTCAGAGCAAAGTTTCTAGGGAGAAAATGGTTGTGAGGAGAGACAGTAAGCAGGGAACGATTCTGGCCAAGCCACCGGGGTGCGTGTGGTGAGCAGGGGCTGCCAGAGCCGGTTGCACCCTAGCTATGTAGACTTCAGTCTTGGTCTGGGGATAGGGGTAGCCATGTCTCTCTGGACCCCCAATGTATGGGGGGGCGGGGCCAGGTTACTACTACCTCCATTTAAGAAGCTTGACTCTGGGGCCTGCCAGGACCAGCATTCAGAAAAGTCTCTTGGATTTATAAGAGCTCGTAAGGTCTGAGTGAACCAAGCTACCGTGTGTAGGGGGATTCTGGGGATGGTGCTGTGAGAACCAGGTTCATGATGGCTGACGCCTTCACAGCCTGCTGCCCATGTAGACCCGAACCCTGCCAGTCCTGTATCCAGCCAAGGGTTGTCTGAATCCATATGGCCCCCAGAGTTCTCTCATTGACACCCCAGACCAAGGAGAACCCCAGGCGCCCGGCTCGCTGACAAAGCTGTGAGGTCCTGATGCAGGGTTGGGATTAGCTTTAGGACTTGCCAGGTTCCCAAAGGCCGGGTGGCCCTGCCAGTTCTGTTGGGACTTGGCAAGCCTCCTGAGTATTAACTCCTGGGGCCCGGGGCCCTTCTGTCTTGCCAACCAGTCCTGATTCTGGGTGTTGCTTCCTGAGATCCTCTTGTATCCGAGCATCATGAAGTGGGGCACCCGTATCCTGGCCTGTCCCTCAACTTTTTTCCTTTGTCCTCTGGTCTTCGTACCCCCCTGCCTGCTTTCACCTCAACTCCTGGGGCTAGCCCAGCTGGTGCTCCCTGTTTGCAGAGGCAGAGCCTTCCAAGGTCAGGTGTCCTGGGAGGCTCCCAGAGCTGGGAGTCTGGGGCTGGGGCGGACAGCTTGGGGAGGAAGGAGTTCTGTTGTGCTGGTCCATGGAAGAGATTGATGTCTCCTGAGAGCTTCAGTCTAAAAATAGTTCCCTGGCCATCTTTGCCCTGAGTCCAGACTTTGGAGTTCTCCTCTTTTAGAGAGCACCCATCCCATGAGCCCATCCCAGGGGCAAATTGGCAGAAAGTCCCTCCTCTTCATTTCCTTACCCAACACAGTGTTGCCTCTGACCTCAGTGAAATGGAATGCCGTATTCAATAGAAAGGGGGGAATGGTCCTCCCTGCCCCAGCATCCGAGAGACTGGAAAAAGCCTTCTCCATTCCCTGCTGATCTTCTTGGGGTAGTGCCAGCTCTTGGGAGCTGGTATCTGTTTGGTCAAGTTCATGTTCATCCTGGCTATCAGCTCCTGATAGAGGACTTCTGTCCTCCGGGCACTCCTTAATCTTTGCAGATTCTCCCAGGTAGTTAGTTTGGGTATTCAACACTCTGTGTCCTGTGGCCTCAGTTAAGACTCAGCACAGAGACTGGTTTCCAGGGTGCAGAGTCCCGGCCTGGGTTCTACGACCCCACCTTTCCTTCCCAGTGTCCGACCTCATGTCAAGGGACTCCAGCCTTGTCAAGGACTGAACCTCTCTGCCCTCCTCACATTTGCTGGGGCTGCTTACTCTCAGTGGCATTGGGCCCCAGGGTACTCTTGGGGGTGATGTGCCAGCTGCCAGGCACTGGACAGATATGGACACTCATCTGTAGGTTGTGAACCAGCATTGTCTCCAGCCTCCCAGTGTTACTAGGCCCAGTGAGACTCTTAAGACAAGGAGATAAACTGTCCTTGTTGGACACCCAGGCAAAGAACTATCCTGAGGGAGGAGGATTGGGTAGGACAGCATGTTGTCGGTCCTTTTTTATTCTAGTGGCATAAGGTGACCTTCATCACCTAGTAAGGCCAGCTGGTATTGGCTTTGCAGCCCAGGCATTGCCACTGAATGGACTGGTGGCTCCTGGTCACCTTGTCCCCCAGCCAGGAGCCTCTCTCCTAGGTGCCCTGATATTTCCAGGAGTTGCAGTCAAAAAAGGGATTTTAGTCACCTTCTCACCCCAACATGTACCAAATTTTGATTCTTAGGACATTCTGCAA
Proteins encoded in this region:
- the Sox8 gene encoding transcription factor SOX-8; its protein translation is MLDMSDARAQPPCSPSGTASSMSHVEDSDSDAPPSPAGSEGLGRAGGGGRGDTAEAADERFPACIRDAVSQVLKGYDWSLVPMPVRGGGGGTLKAKPHVKRPMNAFMVWAQAARRKLADQYPHLHNAELSKTLGKLWRLLSESEKRPFVEEAERLRVQHKKDHPDYKYQPRRRKSVKTGRSDSDSGTELGHHPGGPMYKADAVLGDTHHHSDHHTGQTHGPPTPPTTPKTDLHQASHGSKQELRLEGRRLVDSGRQNIDFSNVDISELSSEVISNMDTFDVHEFDQYLPLNGHSALPTEPSQATASGSYGGASYTHSGATGIGASPVWAHKGAPSASASPTEAGPLRPHIKTEQLSPSHYNDQSHGSPGRADYGSYSAQASVTTAASASAASSFAGAQCDYTDLQASNYYSPYPGYPPSLYQYPYFHSSRRPYASPLLNGLSMPPAHSPSSNWDQPVYTTLTRP